One Anopheles marshallii chromosome 3, idAnoMarsDA_429_01, whole genome shotgun sequence genomic region harbors:
- the LOC128712416 gene encoding alpha-taxilin: MADVATNNPTMDVQTTNGEPRSNAEAKKLMREDKQREAKIEEQLSKALSGMTLDEKYAAVHKRLVDSEKENRRLVALHKQYDRTLEASKREKENLILEHDKMAMTKTKLEGLCRELQRQNKTIKDESLAQIHQEEEKRKQTQEKFQQSLNEIQAVMNENNDKNMKLKEDNMEMAKKFKFILEQYELRDQQMDKMNKQMELVTQLNDAKLAKLQMQANGEKEQFLAEKLVLMTDLQKVKKQLADLQTVETHLRGQVNMYSDKYGEFQDSLKKSRSIYEGYQEDMKKMSKKMKTLEKETMAWKSRWETSNATVQKMLDEQIDREKQLTKTTRQLCNLQKLCRTLQAERATYLAALKEGNIPIPSEVSDQADQDKATGEKIESVQQEVPTKKPQTNDNPVNGHGTATDDTATPVTEDQTKVTELPAST, encoded by the exons ATGGCCG acGTTGCTACCAACAACCCTACGATGGACGTGCAAACCACTAACGGAGAACCTCGCAGCAATGCAGAAGCGAAGAAACTCATGCGGGAAGACAAGCAGCGCGAGGCAAAGATTGAGGAACAGCTGTCCAAGGCACTGAGTGGTATGACGCTGGACGAAAAGTATGCAGCCGTGCACAAACGGTTGGTTGATTCGGAGAAAGAAAACCGTCGCCTGGTGGCACTGCACAAGCAGTACGATCGAACGCTGGAAGCGTCCAAGCGTGAGAAGGAAAATCTCATTCTCGAGCACGACAAAATGGCCATGACCAAGACGAAGCTGGAAGGGTTATGCAGGGAGCTGCAGCGTCAGAACAAAACGATCAAGGACGAAAGCCTGGCACAGATACATCAGGAGGAAGAGAAGCGGAAACAGACGCAAGAAAAGTTCCAACAGTCGCTGAACGAAATACAGGCCGTCATGAACGAGAACAATGACAAGAACATGAAGCTAAAGGAGGACAACatggaaatggcaaaaaa GTTCAAGTTTATCCTGGAGCAGTATGAGCTTCGCGATCAGCAGATGgataaaatgaacaaacagaTGGAACTGGTCACCCAGCTAAACGATGCCAAGCTAGCCAAGCTACAAATGCAGGCGAACGGCGAAAAGGAACAGTTCCTTGC AGAGAAGCTAGTGCTAATGACTGATCTGCAGAAGGTGAAAAAGCAGCTGGCCGATCTGCAAACTGTTGAGACGCATCTACGCGGACAGGTCAACATGTACTCCGACAAGTACGGCGAGTTCCAGGATTCGCTGAAGAAAAGCAGAAGCATTTACGAGGGGTATCAAGAAGACATGAAAAAG ATgtcgaaaaaaatgaaaaccctcGAAAAGGAAACCATGGCATGGAAGTCGAGATGGGAAACGAGTAATGCCACCGTGCAGAAGATGCTGGACGAACAGATCGATCGTGAAAAGCAGCTCACAAAAACGACCCGTCAGCTGTGTAATTTGCAAAAACTTTGCCGCACACTGCAGGCTGAACGGGCCACATATTTGGCTGCGCTAAAGGAAGGCAACATACCGATACCGTCCGAAGTGTCAGACCAAGCGGACCAGGATAAAGCAACCGGCGAAAAGATCGAAAGCGTGCAGCAGGAGGTGCCGACCAAAAAGCCCCAAACCAATGACAATCCAGTGAATGGCCATGGGACGGCTACTGATGATACAGCAACACCCGTAACGGAGGACCAAACGAAAGTGACGGAATTACCCGCGTCAACGTAG
- the LOC128711211 gene encoding probable serine/threonine-protein kinase clkA encodes MRVTSESNSGPPSRTPSIMDSPTLVRVERARLRQEADSNGQRPGSGQREDSLERCLLDPKKSLLIGRIPVAQMTGPIKRGLLWQQRDRLFSRWKERYFILTRDYLNCFKRATGSASEKISDMGQFIFKIKLVDVEKVEWLNRRSYSAIGLLLGSREGRVLLRSDQGLEDWFELLEECTLSSKERRRALRLTQGPRSRASLAAPVSAASLQSNHLGLGGTYSGAIEDWLMSRHQKPGGQRFNHILLSDSVPDLSSINENGLCSGLLTNHSTPKKVPNARHNLSAGGASSNGYSSHNGSLYNGFPYSPLKKLADNFVNGNHSYTLHDDLEEEVELRRGGRYRENDDLYRRPLGPGGNDSSRHSFLTDLDYTGCDSGLDTPPSTHRPSSCRDNIYFGSAYNHHGHGSGFLGKDKTTDTGISSSRGTLVSPASSIRHGYVNVQNFNGNSTNNNNHLNSYGSRYSVQEQKILRARNTEENKNSIRSVRAEFFEQSKYNSNGSNSALANNNNNINNNGSGGGHHPSHYHPHPHHQHVAQHPNGVVGSNGNIHQHFNGLNNNTTSSNSNHNHNHNNNNNGNGGGSTLNDRASFLSANGNTNGSQRDRYQQHPALAAIINESQGMKFRDRSYSDCQQAPRARQWTSNTPSPKRIPFLGTPPTRV; translated from the exons AAATCTCTACTAATTGGACGAATCCCGGTAGCACAAATGACTGGCCCGATTAAGCGAGGACTGCTCTGGCAGCAGCGTGATCGGCTGTTCTCCCGCTGGAAGGAAAG ATACTTCATCCTAACACGTGATTATCTCAATTGTTTCAAACGGGCGACCGGATCTGCGTCGGAGAAGATTTCCGACATGGGACAGTTTATATTTAAG ATCAAACTAGTCGATGTGGAAAAGGTGGAATGGTTGAATCGGCGGTCGTACAGCGCGATAGGCCTGCTTCTCGGTTCACGAGAAGGACGCGTCCTGTTGCGCAGCGACCAGGGCCTGGAGGATTGGTTCGAGCTGCTGGAGGAGTGCACGCTGAGCAGCAAGGAGCGGCGTCGTGCTCTTCGGCTAACGCAAGGGCCACGATCGCGCGCCTCGCTAGCGGCCCCAGTATCGGCGGCTTCACTGCAGAGCAACCACCTCGGGCTCGGCGGTACCTACTCGGGTGCGATCGAGGACTGGCTAATGTCGCGCCATCAGAAACCGGGCGGACAGCGGTTCAACCACATCCTGCTGTCGGATTCGGTGCCCGATCTCAGCTCGATCAACGAGAATGGGCTGTGCAGCGGTTTGCTGACGAACCATTCGACCCCGAAGAAGGTGCCGAATGCACGCCACAACCTGTCGGCCGGTGGTGCCTCCAGCAATGGGTACAGCAGCCACAACGGTAGCCTCTACAATGGGTTCCCGTACTCGCCGCTGAAGAAGCTGGCGGACAACTTTGTGAATGGTAATCACAGCTACACGCTGCACGACGATCTGGAGGAGGAGGTTGAGTTACGCCGCGGTGGACGCTACCGCGAGAATGACGATCTGTACAGAAGACCGCTCGGTCCGGGTGGGAACGATAGTAGCCGCCATTCGT TCCTCACCGATTTGGATTATACCGGTTGTGATAGTGGGCTCGATACGCCACCATCAACGCACCGTCCATCGAGCTGCCGAGACAACATTTACTTCGGTTCGGCTTACAACCACCATGGACATGGTTCCGGATTCCTGGGCAAGGATAAGACAACCGACACCGGCATCAGTTCGTCCCGGGGAACGCTCGTTTCGCCGGCGAGCAGCATTCGTCATGGGTACGTCAATGTGCAGAACTTCAACGGCAACagcacgaacaacaacaaccatctGAACAGTTATGGATCTCG CTACAGCGTACAGGAGCAGAAGATTCTTCGTGCTCGCAATACGGAGGAGAACAAAAATTCGATCCGTTCGGTGCGGGCAGAGTTTTTCGAGCAAAGCAAATATAACAGCAATGGCAGCAACAGTGCCCTcgccaacaacaataacaacatcaacaacaatggtagtggtggtggccaccatcCCTCACACTACCATCCGCATCCGCATCATCAACACGTGGCGCAGCATCCGAACGGTGTGGTCGGAAGCAATGGCAACATTCATCAACATTTTAACGGactaaacaacaacaccactagcagcaacagcaaccacaaccacaaccacaacaacaacaacaatgggaATGGTGGAGGATCGACCCTTAACGATCGTGCCTCGTTCCTGTCCGCCAATGGCAACACGAACGGTTCGCAGCGCGATCGCTACCAGCAACATCCGGCCCTGGCTGCCATCATCAACGAATCGCAGGGAATGAAATTCCGAG ATCGTTCCTATTCCGACTGTCAGCAGGCACCGCGAGCACGCCAGTGGACCAGCAATACACCGAGTCCGAAGCGTATCCCCTTTTTGGGCACTCCACCAACCCGGGTGTAA
- the LOC128713386 gene encoding lysosome-associated membrane glycoprotein 1-like, which translates to MHLLRNAATICLLLLGLAMCNAQSEPTDSIPSQTNTTTTAVPPTTTTTTTTTTTTTTTTTPKPTTTTPTTTTEPAPTTTTVAPAPKPVPEPDMGNWSYSAQNETCVIAQMAMQFNLSYFDANDKPVNVLYNLPKDAIVKSGQCQNFTDYIELSWAMDKQSNNYSSLRIDFTQNATEHEFAFTGLLLQLAVVGDSFPNAKPLQQLVLRNNQTLFKTPLEMSYHCNKAQQLNLTATPAGLGLPTVTVTKLQLEAFHRKNNNKFSIAKDCEAIDTPDIVPIAVGCALVTLIIIMLIAYLVGRNAASNSGYLSM; encoded by the exons CACAATCGGAACCAACGGATTCCATCCCATCCCAAACTAATACGACAACAACGGCAGTTCcacctactactactactacgacgacgacaacaacaaccaccactacaacaacaacaccaaagcCGACTACTACCACCCCTACAACTACAACGGAACCTGCCCCAACCACCACGACCGTTGCACCGGCCCCGAAACCCGTCCCGGAACCGGACATGGGTAACTGGAGCTACTCGGCCCAAAACGAAACATGCGTCATTGCTCAGATGGCCATGCAATTTAACCTGAGCTACTTCGATGCCA ACGACAAACCGGTGAACGTACTGTACAATCTACCGAAGGATGCAATTGTTAAATCTGGCCAGTGTCAGAACTTTACCGACTACATCGAGCTTAGCTGGGCGATGGACAAGCAGAGCAACAATTACAGCTCACTGCGTATCGATTTCACACAAAACGCAACTGAGCATGAGTTCGCTTTCACTGGGTTGCTGCTACAGTTGGCTGTAGTTGGCGATTCGTTCCCAAATGCTAAGC CGCTACAGCAGCTTGTGCTACGCAACAACCAGACACTGTTTAAAACGCCGCTGGAAATGTCGTACCATTGCAACAAGGCTCAGCAGTTGAACCTGACCGCAACTCCTGCTGGGCTCGGTCTGCCAACCGTGACCGTCACCAAACTGCAGCTGGAAGCATTCCACCGGaagaacaataacaaattttCGATCGCCAAGGACTGCGAGGCTATCGATACGCCGGATATTGTGCCGATCGCGGTCGGATGCGCTTTGGTAACGTTGATCATTATCATGCTGATCGCCTATCTGGTCGGACGTAACGCTGCCTCCAATAGCGGATATCTGAGCATGTAA